The Anolis carolinensis isolate JA03-04 chromosome 2, rAnoCar3.1.pri, whole genome shotgun sequence genome has a window encoding:
- the LOC107983936 gene encoding zinc finger protein 420-like isoform X1, which produces MENLHSLSKSHTGEKPHKCTKCEKSFILSGHLRTHQKIHTGEKPHKCMECGKSFSQSVHLHNHQKTHTGEKPHKCMACGKSFSLSASLHSHQRIHTGEKPHKCIECGKSFSQSGSLRIHQMTHTGEKPHKCMECGKIFSQSGHLRTHQRSHTGEKPHKCLECGKSFRESGTLRSHQRMHTGEKPHKCMECGKSFSQSGHLQSHQRTHTGEKPHKCMECGKSFSHSTSFRIHQRIHTGEKPHKCMECGKSFSQSGHLRSHQRSHKGEKPHKCMKCGKSFSESGHLRSHQRIHTGEKPHNCMECGKSFSEIANLRLHKRTHTGEKPYNCVECGKSFSWSGQLHIHQRTHTGEKPHKCMECGKSFSWSGQLHIHQRTHTEEKPHKCMECGKSFSQSGNLRSHQRTHTGEKPHNCLECGKCFSHSSSLHAHQRIHTGEKPHKCMECGKSFSETANLRSHKRTHTGEKPHKCMECGKSFSHNASLHIHQRSHTGEKPHKCMECGKSFSESTNLRRHKRTHTGEKPHKCMECGKSFSQSAHLRSHQRTHTEESQCKSAYP; this is translated from the coding sequence atggaaaatctcCATTCCttgtcaaaatcacacacaggggagaaaccacataaatgcacgaagtgtgaaaagagcttcattcttagtggacatctgcgtacacATCAaaagatccacacaggggagaagccacataaatgcatggaatgtgggaagagcttcagtcagagtgtaCATCTACATAATCATCAAaaaacccacacaggggagaagccacataaatgtatggcatgtggaaagagcttcagtctcaGTGCCAGtctgcattcccatcaaaggatccacacaggggagaagccacataaatgcatagaatgtggaaagagcttcagtcagagtggaagctTGCGTATCCATCAaatgacccacacaggggagaagccacataaatgcatggaatgtgggaagatcttcagtcagagtggacatctgcgtacccatcaaaggtcccacacaggggagaagccacataaatgcttggaatgtggaaagagcttccgtgAGAGTGGAACGCTGCGCTcacatcaaaggatgcacacaggggagaagccacataaatgcatggaatgtggaaaaagtttcagtcagagtggacatctgcagtcccatcaaaggacccacacaggagagaagccacataagtgcatggaatgtggaaagagtttcagtcacaGTACAAGTTttcgtatccatcaaaggatccatacaggagagaagccacataaatgcatggaatgtggaaagagcttcagtcagagtggacatctacgttcccatcaaaggagccacaaaggggagaagccacataaatgcatgaaatgcgggaagagcttcagtgagagtggacatctgcgttcccatcaaaggatccacacaggagaaaagccacataactgcatggaatgtggaaagagctttagtgaGATTGCGAATCTGCGTCTCCataaaaggacccacacaggagagaagccatataattgtgtggaatgtggaaagagcttcagttggaGTGGACAACTgcatatccatcaaaggacccacacaggagagaagccacataaatgcatggaatgtggaaagagtttcagttggAGTGGACAACTgcatatccatcaaaggacccacacagaggagaaaccacataaatgcatggaatgtggaaagagcttcagtcagagtggaaatctgcgttcccatcaaaggacccacacaggggagaagccacataactgCTTGGAATGTGGAAAGTGCTTCAGCCACAGTTCAAGTCTGCAtgcccatcaaaggatccacacaggggagaagccacataaatgcatggaatgtggaaagagcttcagtgagactGCGAATCTGCGTAGCCataaaaggacccacacaggagagaagccacataagtgcatggaatgtggaaagagcttcagtcacaatgCGAGTCTGCACATTCATCAAAGGagccatacaggggagaagccacataagtgcatggaatgtggaaagagcttcagtgagagtacGAATCTGCGTCGCCataaaaggacccacacaggagagaagccacataagtgcatggaatgtggaaagagcttcagtcagagtgcacatctacgttcccatcaaaggacccacacagaagAGTCACAATGCAAGTCTGCATATCcatga